One part of the Pseudomonas sp. MYb118 genome encodes these proteins:
- a CDS encoding PLP-dependent cysteine synthase family protein: protein MMSDNRQWAREAVRIIEADFQRSADTHLIPLPLPGFPGIELYFKDESSHPTGSLKHRLARSLFLYALCNGWLKPGAPVIEASSGSTAISEAYFARLLGLPFIAVVPASTSREKIAQIAFYGGKTHLVDDPTQIYAESERLAREHDGHFIDQFTYAERATDWRANNNIAESIFQQMRFEQHPEPSWLISSPGTGGTTATLGRYVRYRQHRTRVLCADAERSVFFDYYRTGDASLRLDHGSRIEGIGRPRVEASFLPKVIDAMVKVPDALSLAAMHYLAERLGRHVGGSSGTNLIGALMAAQQMAAAGEQGSIVAVLCDSGERYATTYYDRKWLKAEGFELSGLIAAVAATVERGEALPASVLRANI from the coding sequence ATCATGAGCGATAACCGACAGTGGGCCCGGGAAGCGGTCCGGATCATCGAAGCCGACTTCCAGCGCAGTGCCGACACCCACCTCATCCCCTTGCCACTTCCGGGGTTTCCCGGCATCGAGCTGTATTTCAAGGATGAGTCGAGTCATCCCACCGGCAGCCTCAAGCATCGCCTGGCGCGTTCGCTGTTTCTGTATGCGCTGTGTAATGGCTGGCTCAAACCCGGCGCGCCGGTGATCGAGGCGTCCAGCGGTTCGACGGCGATTTCCGAGGCGTACTTCGCCCGCTTGCTCGGCTTGCCGTTCATTGCGGTGGTGCCGGCCAGCACGTCCAGGGAGAAGATCGCGCAGATCGCCTTCTACGGCGGCAAAACCCACCTGGTGGACGACCCGACCCAGATCTACGCCGAGTCCGAGCGCCTGGCCCGTGAACACGACGGGCACTTCATCGACCAGTTCACCTATGCCGAGCGCGCCACCGACTGGCGGGCAAACAACAACATTGCCGAGTCGATCTTCCAGCAGATGCGCTTCGAGCAGCACCCCGAACCGAGCTGGCTGATCTCCAGCCCGGGCACCGGCGGCACCACCGCCACCCTGGGCCGTTACGTGCGTTACCGCCAGCATCGCACCCGCGTGCTGTGCGCCGATGCCGAGCGTTCGGTGTTCTTCGATTACTACCGGACCGGGGACGCCAGCCTGCGTCTGGACCACGGTTCGCGCATCGAGGGGATTGGCCGGCCACGGGTCGAGGCGTCGTTCTTGCCCAAGGTCATCGACGCGATGGTCAAGGTGCCGGACGCCCTGTCACTGGCGGCCATGCATTACCTGGCCGAGCGCCTGGGGCGGCATGTCGGCGGTTCGAGCGGCACCAACCTGATCGGCGCGCTGATGGCTGCGCAGCAGATGGCGGCGGCGGGGGAGCAGGGGTCGATCGTAGCGGTGCTGTGTGACAGCGGCGAGCGATATGCGACGACCTATTACGACCGCAAATGGCTCAAGGCCGAGGGGTTCGAATTGAGTGGGCTGATCGCGGCGGTGGCGGCGACGGTGGAGCGCGGGGAAGCGCTGCCGGCGAGTGTGTTGCGGGCGAATATCTGA
- a CDS encoding NAD(P)/FAD-dependent oxidoreductase, with protein sequence MLRITELKLPIDHPDEDLRLAIVQRLGIANDDLIDFTLFKRSYDARKKSTELCFIYTIDLTAKDEAALLHKFADDRNVNVAPDVSYKMVGQAPADLKERPVVVGFGPCGIFAGLLLAQMGFKPIILERGPDVRQRTKDTWGLWRKSVLNPESNVQFGEGGAGTFSDGKLYSQIKDPKFIGRKVLHEFVKAGAPEEILYVSKPHIGTFRLTGVVETMREEIRALGGEVRFGQRVTDVLIEDGQLVGVELHGGEQIHSRHVILALGHSARDTFRMLHGRGVYMEAKPFSVGFRIEHPQSLIDRARLGKYAGHPKLGAADYKLVHHAKNGRSVYSFCMCPGGTVVAATSEPNRVVTNGMSQYSRNERNANSGIVVGITPEVDYPGGPLAGIELQERLESHAYVLGGSNYEAPAQLVGDFIAGKPSTALGSVEPSYKPGVALGDLALALPEFAIEAIREALPAFEKQIRGYSLHDAVLTGIETRTSSPLRITRNESMQSLNVKGLFPAGEGAGYAGGILSAGVDGIRIAEAVARDILGLEA encoded by the coding sequence ATGTTACGAATCACCGAACTCAAGCTGCCAATCGACCATCCCGATGAAGACCTGCGCCTGGCAATCGTCCAGCGCCTGGGCATCGCCAATGATGACCTGATCGACTTCACCTTGTTCAAGCGCAGCTACGATGCGCGCAAGAAGTCCACCGAACTGTGCTTCATCTACACCATCGACCTCACCGCCAAGGATGAGGCGGCGCTGCTGCACAAGTTCGCCGATGACCGTAACGTCAACGTGGCCCCGGATGTCAGCTACAAGATGGTCGGCCAGGCGCCGGCCGATCTGAAGGAACGCCCGGTGGTGGTCGGGTTCGGCCCCTGCGGGATTTTTGCAGGCCTGCTGCTTGCGCAAATGGGCTTCAAGCCGATCATCCTCGAGCGCGGCCCCGACGTGCGCCAGCGCACCAAGGACACCTGGGGCCTGTGGCGCAAAAGCGTGCTCAACCCCGAGTCCAACGTGCAGTTTGGTGAAGGCGGCGCCGGCACCTTTTCCGACGGCAAGCTCTACAGCCAGATCAAGGACCCGAAATTCATCGGGCGCAAAGTCCTGCACGAATTCGTCAAGGCCGGTGCCCCGGAAGAAATCCTCTACGTCAGCAAGCCGCACATCGGCACGTTCCGCCTGACCGGCGTGGTGGAAACCATGCGTGAGGAAATCCGTGCCCTGGGCGGCGAAGTGCGCTTCGGCCAGCGCGTGACCGACGTGCTGATCGAAGATGGCCAACTGGTTGGCGTCGAGCTGCACGGCGGCGAACAGATTCACTCCCGACACGTGATCCTGGCCCTCGGCCACAGCGCCCGCGACACCTTCCGCATGCTCCACGGTCGCGGCGTGTACATGGAAGCCAAGCCGTTCTCGGTGGGTTTCCGCATTGAGCACCCGCAATCGCTGATCGACCGTGCGCGCCTGGGCAAATACGCCGGCCACCCGAAACTCGGGGCCGCCGACTACAAACTGGTGCACCACGCCAAGAATGGCCGCTCGGTCTACAGCTTCTGCATGTGCCCGGGTGGCACCGTGGTCGCCGCGACCTCCGAGCCCAATCGCGTCGTGACCAACGGCATGAGCCAGTACTCGCGCAACGAGCGTAACGCCAACTCCGGGATCGTCGTCGGCATCACCCCGGAAGTCGACTACCCGGGCGGTCCGCTGGCCGGTATCGAATTGCAGGAGCGCCTGGAGTCCCACGCCTACGTGCTCGGCGGCAGCAACTACGAAGCGCCGGCGCAACTGGTGGGTGACTTCATCGCCGGCAAACCGTCCACCGCCCTGGGCAGCGTCGAGCCGTCCTACAAACCCGGCGTCGCGCTGGGCGACCTGGCGCTGGCCCTGCCGGAATTCGCCATCGAAGCCATCCGCGAAGCCTTGCCGGCGTTCGAAAAGCAGATCCGCGGTTACTCGCTGCATGACGCGGTACTGACCGGCATCGAAACCCGCACCTCGTCACCGCTGCGCATCACCCGCAACGAGTCGATGCAGAGCCTGAACGTCAAGGGCCTGTTCCCGGCGGGCGAAGGCGCCGGTTATGCCGGCGGGATCCTGTCGGCGGGTGTCGACGGCATTCGCATCGCCGAGGCGGTGGCGCGGGATATCCTCGGCCTGGAGGCCTGA
- a CDS encoding COG3650 family protein, with the protein MRVARSLVLVALLPLFAACQLLQSPRESASHAGQTRLQGQLTAVDGKLVFQPCNEQRNLVVNDIGGTSILQEAASLADAQGKLFADVRGQVVANGGESRLDLTQLYRVERSGTACDDPNFKLLILRAAGHGPEWSVKVSGKGMVIDRAGQAPLAVPYVEEQLGDGRFNLSTEANNQHIELWVAPQRCLDTSNGSIAHMSAELRIDGQVQRGCGYFGGSRND; encoded by the coding sequence ATGCGTGTTGCCCGTTCCTTAGTCCTTGTTGCCTTGCTGCCGTTGTTCGCCGCCTGCCAATTGCTGCAAAGCCCGCGCGAAAGTGCCTCACACGCGGGTCAGACCCGTCTGCAGGGTCAACTGACGGCGGTCGATGGCAAACTGGTGTTCCAGCCGTGCAACGAGCAACGCAACCTGGTGGTCAATGACATCGGCGGCACCAGCATTCTGCAGGAAGCCGCCAGCCTGGCCGATGCCCAGGGCAAGCTGTTCGCCGATGTCCGTGGGCAAGTGGTGGCCAACGGTGGCGAAAGTCGCCTGGATCTGACGCAGTTGTACCGCGTCGAGCGCTCCGGCACCGCGTGCGACGACCCGAACTTCAAATTGCTGATCCTGCGCGCCGCCGGCCACGGCCCGGAATGGAGCGTCAAGGTCAGCGGCAAAGGCATGGTCATCGACCGCGCCGGGCAAGCCCCCCTGGCCGTTCCCTACGTGGAAGAGCAATTGGGCGATGGCCGCTTCAATCTCAGCACCGAAGCCAATAACCAGCACATCGAACTGTGGGTGGCCCCGCAACGCTGCCTCGACACCAGCAACGGCAGCATCGCGCACATGAGCGCCGAACTGCGCATTGATGGGCAAGTGCAGCGCGGCTGCGGGTATTTCGGCGGCTCGCGCAACGACTGA
- a CDS encoding short chain dehydrogenase: protein MKILLIGAGGTIGSAIDKELSERHEIIRIGRNSGDLQVDISDSASIRKLFEKTGKFDALVCAAGNVTFAPLGEMTEDSFALGLKDKLMGQVNLLLIGREFANDGASFTFTTGVLSHDPIRSGASAALVNGALDSFVRAAAIELPRGLRVNSVSPTVLLEAMGKYAPYFRGYKPAPAADVALAYAKSVEGLQTGQTFHVG from the coding sequence ATGAAAATTCTTCTGATCGGCGCAGGCGGCACCATCGGCTCGGCCATCGACAAAGAGCTGTCCGAGCGTCACGAAATCATCCGCATCGGCCGCAACAGCGGCGATTTGCAGGTGGATATCAGCGACAGCGCCTCGATTCGCAAGCTGTTCGAAAAAACCGGCAAGTTCGATGCGCTGGTCTGCGCCGCCGGTAACGTGACCTTCGCCCCGCTCGGCGAGATGACCGAGGACAGTTTTGCCCTGGGCCTCAAGGACAAACTCATGGGCCAGGTCAACCTGCTGCTGATCGGCCGCGAATTCGCCAATGACGGCGCCTCGTTCACCTTCACCACCGGCGTGCTCAGCCACGACCCGATCCGCAGCGGCGCCTCGGCGGCCCTGGTCAACGGCGCCCTCGACAGCTTCGTGCGTGCTGCGGCCATCGAGCTGCCACGCGGCCTGCGGGTGAACTCGGTGAGCCCGACCGTGCTGCTCGAAGCCATGGGCAAATACGCCCCGTACTTCCGCGGCTACAAACCGGCTCCGGCGGCCGATGTGGCACTTGCCTACGCCAAAAGCGTGGAAGGCCTTCAGACGGGTCAGACCTTTCATGTGGGCTGA
- a CDS encoding LysR family transcriptional regulator codes for MSEMDDLAAFAVLIEAGSFTLAAQQLGCSKGQLSKRISLLESRFSVVLLQRTTRRLSLTAAGAALLPQAQALVVQVERARQALARLKDDMAGPVRMTVPVSLGETFFDGLLMEFSHQYPQVQIELDLSNDYRDLSREGFDLAVRSEVGNDERLVARPLLAWHELTCASPAYLEQHGEPLTPQALAAHHCLLNSHYSGREEWLYHQQHELLRVRVSGPFASNHYSLLKKAALAGAGIARLPSYLLQAELADGRLRWLLRDFQTRRMPMYLVHPYQGGLPKRTQVLADYLIGWFKRSGEALDRL; via the coding sequence ATGAGCGAGATGGATGATCTGGCAGCGTTTGCGGTGTTGATCGAAGCGGGCAGTTTTACCCTGGCGGCGCAGCAACTCGGTTGCAGCAAGGGGCAATTGTCCAAGCGCATCAGCCTGCTGGAGTCGCGGTTCTCCGTGGTGCTGCTGCAACGCACCACGCGACGCCTGAGCCTGACGGCTGCAGGTGCGGCGTTGTTGCCACAGGCCCAGGCGCTGGTGGTGCAAGTGGAAAGGGCGCGTCAGGCGCTGGCGCGCTTGAAGGACGACATGGCGGGCCCGGTGCGCATGACCGTGCCGGTGTCCCTGGGGGAAACCTTTTTCGACGGCCTGTTGATGGAGTTTTCCCACCAGTATCCGCAGGTGCAGATCGAGCTGGATCTGAGCAACGACTACCGCGACTTGTCCCGCGAGGGCTTTGACCTGGCGGTACGCTCCGAGGTGGGCAATGACGAACGCCTGGTGGCGCGCCCGTTGCTGGCCTGGCACGAACTGACCTGCGCCAGCCCGGCCTACCTCGAACAACACGGCGAACCGCTGACCCCGCAAGCCCTGGCGGCGCACCACTGCCTGCTCAACAGTCATTACAGCGGGCGTGAAGAGTGGCTCTACCATCAGCAGCATGAGTTATTGCGGGTGCGGGTTTCCGGGCCGTTCGCCAGCAACCATTACAGCCTGTTGAAGAAGGCCGCGCTGGCGGGGGCGGGTATTGCGCGCTTGCCGTCTTACCTGTTGCAGGCGGAATTGGCTGACGGTCGATTGCGCTGGTTGTTGCGCGACTTCCAGACCCGGCGCATGCCGATGTACCTGGTGCATCCGTATCAGGGTGGGTTGCCCAAGCGCACGCAGGTGTTGGCGGATTATCTGATTGGCTGGTTCAAGCGGAGTGGGGAGGCGTTGGATCGGTTGTAG
- a CDS encoding ABC transporter ATP-binding protein: MLQFENVSTFYGKIQALHSVNVEVRQGEIVTLIGANGAGKSTLLMTLCGSPQAHSGSIRYLGEELVGQSSSQIMRKSIAVVPEGRRVFARLTVEENLAMGGFFTDKGDFQEQMDKVLELFPRLKERFTQRGGTMSGGEQQMLAIGRALMSKPKLLLLDEPSLGLAPIIIQQIFDIIEQLRKDGVTVFLVEQNANQALKIADRAYVLENGRVVMQGTGEALLTDPKVREAYLGG, translated from the coding sequence ATGCTGCAGTTCGAAAACGTTTCCACCTTCTACGGCAAGATCCAGGCCCTGCACAGCGTCAACGTCGAAGTCCGCCAGGGTGAGATCGTCACCCTGATCGGTGCCAACGGCGCGGGCAAGTCGACACTGCTGATGACCCTCTGCGGCTCGCCGCAGGCTCACAGCGGCAGCATCCGCTACCTGGGCGAGGAACTCGTCGGCCAGAGCTCGTCGCAGATCATGCGCAAGAGCATCGCGGTGGTGCCGGAAGGTCGTCGGGTGTTTGCCCGCCTGACCGTGGAAGAAAACCTCGCCATGGGCGGTTTCTTCACCGACAAGGGCGACTTCCAGGAGCAGATGGACAAGGTCCTGGAACTTTTCCCACGCCTGAAAGAACGCTTCACCCAGCGCGGCGGCACCATGTCCGGCGGTGAACAGCAAATGCTCGCCATCGGCCGTGCGCTGATGAGCAAGCCCAAGCTGTTGCTGCTCGACGAGCCATCGCTGGGCCTGGCGCCGATCATCATCCAGCAGATCTTCGACATCATCGAACAGCTGCGCAAGGATGGCGTGACGGTGTTCCTGGTTGAGCAGAACGCCAACCAGGCGCTGAAAATCGCCGACCGCGCCTATGTTCTGGAGAACGGCCGGGTGGTGATGCAAGGCACCGGTGAAGCACTCCTGACCGACCCGAAAGTGCGCGAGGCGTACCTGGGGGGTTGA
- the livG gene encoding high-affinity branched-chain amino acid ABC transporter ATP-binding protein LivG, producing the protein MSREILKVENLSMRFGGLLAVNGVALTVKEKQVVALIGPNGAGKTTVFNCLTGFYKPSGGSILLDGEPIEGLPGHKIALKGVVRTFQNVRLFKDMTAVENLLIAQHRHLNTNFLSGLFKTPGFRKSEREAMEFAAYWLDKVNLTEFANRPAGTLAYGQQRRLEIARCMMTRPRILMLDEPAAGLNPKETEDLKALISVLREEHNVTVLLIEHDMKLVMSISDHIVVINQGTPLANGTPEQIRDNPEVIKAYLGEA; encoded by the coding sequence ATGAGCCGCGAGATCCTGAAAGTTGAAAATCTGAGCATGCGCTTCGGCGGCTTGCTCGCGGTCAACGGCGTCGCCCTGACCGTGAAAGAAAAACAGGTGGTGGCCCTGATCGGCCCGAACGGCGCCGGCAAGACCACGGTGTTCAACTGCCTGACCGGTTTCTACAAGCCGAGCGGCGGCAGCATCCTGCTGGACGGCGAGCCGATCGAAGGCCTGCCTGGCCACAAGATTGCCCTCAAGGGCGTGGTGCGTACGTTCCAGAATGTGCGCCTGTTCAAGGACATGACGGCGGTCGAGAACCTGTTGATCGCGCAGCACCGTCACCTGAACACCAACTTCCTGTCCGGGCTGTTCAAGACACCGGGGTTCCGCAAGAGCGAGCGCGAGGCGATGGAGTTCGCCGCGTACTGGCTGGACAAGGTCAACCTCACCGAGTTCGCCAACCGTCCGGCCGGCACCCTGGCCTACGGTCAGCAGCGTCGCCTGGAAATCGCCCGCTGCATGATGACCCGCCCGCGGATCCTCATGCTCGACGAACCGGCTGCCGGCCTGAACCCCAAGGAAACCGAAGACCTGAAGGCGCTGATCAGCGTGTTGCGTGAGGAACACAACGTGACCGTGCTGCTGATCGAGCACGACATGAAACTGGTCATGAGCATTTCCGACCACATCGTCGTGATCAACCAGGGCACACCCCTGGCCAACGGCACGCCGGAACAGATCCGCGACAATCCTGAAGTGATCAAAGCCTACCTGGGGGAAGCGTAA
- a CDS encoding high-affinity branched-chain amino acid ABC transporter permease LivM — translation MTRNLKQALFSALLVWAVAYPVLGLKLSIVGIKLEVHGTSTTTLAIIAICSVLMFLRVLFDQQISSAWRSSSRPPLISAKTSNFLTLPGTQRWIIIALIVGALIWPFFGSRGAVDIATLVLIYVMLGLGLNIVVGLAGLLDLGYVGFYAVGAYSYALLSHYLGLSFWVCLPIAGLMAATFGFLLGFPVLRLRGDYLAIVTLGFGEIIRLFLRNLTDITGGPNGISNIEKPTFFGLTFERKAAEGMQTFHEYFGLEYNSINKVIFLYLVALLLALAALFIINRLLRMPIGRAWEALREDEIACRALGLNPTVIKLSAFTLGASFAGFAGSFFAARQGLVTPESFTFIESAIILAIVVLGGMGSQLGVILAAVVMILLPEMMREFSEYRMLMFGALMVLMMIWRPQGLLPMQRPHMELRK, via the coding sequence ATGACTAGGAATCTTAAACAGGCGTTGTTCAGCGCCCTGCTGGTGTGGGCCGTTGCCTACCCGGTCCTGGGCCTGAAACTGTCCATCGTCGGTATCAAACTCGAAGTTCACGGCACCAGTACCACCACGCTGGCCATCATCGCCATCTGCTCGGTCCTGATGTTCCTGCGCGTGTTGTTCGATCAACAGATCAGCTCGGCGTGGCGCTCCTCGTCCAGACCGCCGTTGATCTCGGCCAAGACCTCCAACTTCCTGACCCTGCCAGGCACCCAGCGCTGGATCATCATCGCGTTGATCGTCGGCGCCCTGATCTGGCCGTTCTTCGGCTCCCGTGGTGCGGTGGACATCGCCACCCTGGTGCTGATCTACGTGATGCTCGGCCTGGGCCTGAACATCGTGGTCGGCCTGGCCGGCCTGCTCGACCTGGGCTACGTCGGTTTCTACGCCGTCGGCGCCTACAGTTATGCGCTGCTGTCGCATTACCTGGGCCTGAGCTTCTGGGTCTGCCTGCCAATCGCCGGTCTGATGGCGGCCACTTTCGGCTTCCTGCTGGGCTTCCCGGTACTGCGTCTGCGCGGTGACTACCTGGCGATCGTGACCCTGGGCTTCGGTGAAATCATCCGCTTGTTCCTGCGTAACCTGACCGATATCACCGGCGGGCCAAACGGTATCAGCAACATCGAGAAACCGACGTTCTTCGGCCTGACGTTCGAGCGCAAGGCCGCCGAAGGCATGCAGACCTTCCACGAGTACTTCGGCCTGGAATACAACTCGATCAACAAGGTGATTTTCCTCTACCTGGTTGCGCTGTTGCTGGCCCTCGCGGCGCTGTTCATCATCAACCGCCTGCTGCGCATGCCGATCGGCCGTGCGTGGGAAGCGCTGCGTGAAGATGAAATCGCCTGCCGCGCGCTGGGTCTCAATCCTACGGTCATCAAGCTGTCGGCCTTCACCCTGGGTGCCAGCTTCGCCGGTTTCGCCGGTAGCTTCTTCGCCGCCCGTCAGGGCCTGGTGACGCCGGAGTCCTTCACCTTCATCGAGTCGGCGATCATCCTCGCCATCGTCGTGCTGGGTGGCATGGGCTCGCAACTGGGCGTGATCCTGGCTGCCGTGGTGATGATCCTGCTGCCGGAAATGATGCGTGAGTTCAGTGAGTACCGCATGTTGATGTTCGGCGCCCTGATGGTGCTGATGATGATCTGGCGACCTCAAGGTCTGCTGCCCATGCAACGTCCTCACATGGAGCTGCGCAAATGA
- the livH gene encoding high-affinity branched-chain amino acid ABC transporter permease LivH codes for MPDIYHFFQQLVNGMTIGSTYALIAIGYTMVYGIIGMINFAHGEVYMIGSYVAFIAIAGLAMMGLDSVPLLMTAAFLATIVVTSAYGYSIERIAYRPLRGSNRLIPLISAIGMSIFLQNTVLLAQDSKDKSIPNLIPGNFAFGPGGAQEVLISYMQIVVFVVTLIAMLGLTLFISRSRLGRACRACAEDIKMANLLGINTNNIIALTFVIGAALAAIAAVLLSMQYGVINPNAGFLVGLKAFTAAVLGGIGSIPGAMLGGLVLGVAEAFGADIFGDQYKDVVAFGLLVLVLLFRPTGLLGRPEVEKV; via the coding sequence ATGCCTGACATTTATCACTTCTTCCAACAGCTGGTTAATGGCATGACCATTGGCAGCACGTATGCCCTGATCGCCATCGGCTATACGATGGTTTACGGCATCATTGGAATGATCAACTTCGCCCACGGCGAGGTGTACATGATCGGTTCCTACGTGGCGTTCATCGCCATCGCCGGGCTGGCCATGATGGGACTCGACAGTGTTCCGCTGTTGATGACCGCCGCTTTCCTCGCGACCATCGTCGTGACCAGTGCCTACGGCTACAGCATCGAACGGATCGCCTACCGCCCCTTGCGTGGCAGTAACCGTCTGATTCCGCTGATTTCTGCCATCGGTATGTCGATCTTCCTGCAGAACACGGTTCTGCTGGCGCAAGACTCCAAGGACAAATCCATCCCCAACCTGATTCCGGGCAACTTCGCCTTTGGGCCAGGTGGCGCACAAGAAGTGCTGATTTCCTACATGCAAATCGTGGTGTTCGTGGTGACGCTGATCGCCATGCTCGGCCTGACGCTGTTCATCTCCCGCTCTCGCCTGGGCCGCGCCTGCCGCGCCTGCGCCGAAGACATCAAGATGGCCAACCTGCTGGGCATCAACACCAACAACATCATCGCCCTGACCTTCGTCATCGGTGCTGCCCTGGCGGCCATCGCGGCCGTGCTGTTGAGCATGCAATACGGTGTGATCAACCCCAACGCCGGTTTCCTCGTGGGCCTCAAGGCCTTCACCGCCGCGGTACTGGGCGGTATCGGCAGCATCCCTGGCGCCATGCTCGGCGGGCTGGTACTGGGTGTCGCGGAAGCCTTCGGTGCCGATATCTTCGGCGACCAGTACAAGGACGTCGTGGCGTTCGGCCTGCTGGTCCTGGTGTTGTTGTTCCGGCCAACCGGCCTGCTGGGTCGTCCGGAGGTTGAGAAAGTATGA
- a CDS encoding branched-chain amino acid ABC transporter substrate-binding protein, with product MTKATKQISKLFAAMVLAGVASHSFAADTIKIGIAGPKTGAVAQYGDMQFSGAKMAIEQINAKGGVDGKQLVAVEYDDACDPKQAVAVANKVVNDGVKFVVGHLCSSSTQPASDIYEDEGVIMITPAATSPDITNRGYKMVFRTIGLDSAQGPAAGNYIADHVKPKVVAVLHDKQQYGEGIASAVKKTLEGKNVKVAVFEGINAGDKDFSSIIAKLKQANVDFVYYGGYHPELGLILRQAQEKGLKAKFMGPEGVGNDSISQIAQGASEGLLVTLPKSFDQDPANVALADAFKAKKEDPSGPFVFPSYSAVKVIADAITTAKSEDPAKVAAAIHAGTFKTPTGDLSFDDKGDLKDFKFVVYEWHFGKPKTEASPQ from the coding sequence ATGACAAAGGCTACTAAGCAGATTTCCAAACTGTTTGCCGCTATGGTTCTGGCCGGGGTTGCCAGCCATTCGTTCGCAGCTGACACCATCAAGATCGGTATCGCCGGCCCTAAAACCGGTGCTGTAGCCCAATACGGCGACATGCAGTTCAGTGGCGCCAAAATGGCCATCGAACAAATCAACGCCAAGGGCGGCGTGGATGGCAAGCAACTGGTTGCCGTTGAATACGATGACGCCTGTGATCCAAAACAAGCTGTGGCGGTAGCGAACAAGGTCGTCAACGACGGCGTCAAGTTCGTGGTCGGTCACCTGTGCTCCAGCTCCACTCAACCGGCTTCGGACATCTACGAAGACGAAGGCGTGATCATGATCACCCCGGCTGCCACCAGCCCGGACATCACCAATCGTGGTTACAAAATGGTGTTCCGCACCATCGGCCTCGACAGCGCCCAGGGCCCTGCCGCCGGTAACTACATTGCCGATCACGTGAAACCGAAAGTCGTTGCCGTGCTGCACGACAAGCAACAATACGGTGAAGGCATCGCTTCCGCCGTGAAGAAAACCCTGGAAGGCAAAAATGTCAAGGTTGCCGTGTTCGAAGGCATCAACGCCGGCGACAAGGACTTCTCTTCGATCATCGCCAAGCTCAAGCAAGCCAACGTCGACTTCGTTTACTACGGCGGCTACCACCCGGAGCTGGGTCTGATCCTGCGCCAAGCCCAGGAAAAAGGCCTGAAAGCCAAGTTCATGGGTCCGGAAGGCGTGGGTAACGACTCCATTTCGCAGATCGCTCAGGGCGCTTCCGAAGGCCTGCTGGTGACCCTGCCGAAATCCTTCGACCAGGATCCAGCCAACGTCGCCCTGGCAGATGCCTTCAAAGCGAAGAAAGAAGATCCGAGCGGTCCGTTCGTGTTCCCATCGTACTCGGCTGTGAAAGTGATCGCTGATGCAATCACCACTGCCAAGAGCGAAGACCCTGCCAAAGTGGCTGCCGCCATCCACGCAGGTACTTTCAAGACCCCAACCGGCGACCTGAGCTTCGACGACAAGGGTGACCTGAAAGACTTCAAATTCGTGGTTTACGAGTGGCACTTCGGCAAACCAAAAACTGAAGCTTCGCCTCAGTAA
- a CDS encoding DUF2288 domain-containing protein: protein MTEEPSTLYAKLLGETASISWKELEPFFAKGALLWVDPSLDLIAAAEAVATDDGEKVAAWLAADEVAKLSETRALDLFERDPELWAVVVSPWIMIQERAAK, encoded by the coding sequence ATGACTGAAGAACCTAGCACCCTCTATGCCAAGCTGCTTGGTGAAACCGCATCTATTTCATGGAAAGAGCTGGAGCCCTTCTTTGCCAAGGGTGCCCTATTGTGGGTCGACCCAAGCCTGGATTTGATCGCGGCGGCGGAGGCCGTGGCCACGGATGACGGCGAGAAAGTGGCTGCCTGGCTGGCCGCCGATGAGGTCGCCAAACTGTCTGAAACGCGGGCGCTGGATCTTTTCGAGCGCGATCCGGAGCTGTGGGCGGTGGTGGTTTCGCCGTGGATCATGATCCAGGAAAGGGCGGCGAAATGA